A genomic region of Miscanthus floridulus cultivar M001 chromosome 3, ASM1932011v1, whole genome shotgun sequence contains the following coding sequences:
- the LOC136544476 gene encoding uncharacterized protein, whose product MEVAPEASASSLAPPGMGGEADPGPAVARSGAKADTPEARALGKRAVSPVGSMAAAEQVAVEATPPPPQRTEGAPGLISFSRKWPADDLPLAPLKALKASPGSSAHWVAEAQAAIQRGAASARVDPKGPVAHGGVTEAAPTQSDGAIVPFVAEAPGASEAEAMEATAPTTAETAVAAVGVSTSAEATMAEAGAPETAEAMIAEAGAPGVIEAVVMAARPSMQEAETQAAEASIVPLAQGPPLLRESAWETEVYLISSDDTSRAREVVDVEETDAVEQPSLLLDEGGSALVRVRPEPRGWDHPRSEAEFTRAAEASSAVQTMLDTEIKEHEALKRATLSAYEALEVEGVHDGYVLPDDDEEADTAVAKLMEAAEGPGVALATLFEEEVVPPLPSAGAEGPEP is encoded by the exons atggaggtggcgcccgaggcgtcggcaagcagcctgGCACCCCCGGGAatgggaggagaagcggacccggggccggcggttgcccgctccggggccaaggccgacacgcccgaggcgcgggcgttaggcaagcgcgccgtcagcccggtaggcTCGATGGCCGCagcggagcaggtggcggtggaggcgacgccaccgcccccgcagaggaccgaaggggcgccggg gttaatttccTTTAGTCGGAAGtggcctgcggatgacctccccttggcaccccttaaggcgcttaaggcgagccccgggtcctccgcccactgggtggcggaggcacaagccgctatccaacgcggcgcggcgtcggcgagggtcgacccaaagggacCGGTCGCCCATGGAGGGGTcaccgaggcggcccctacacagtcggatggggccatcgtgccctttgttgccgaggctcccggggcctccgaggctgaggcgatggaggccacGGCGCCCACGACCGCTGAAACCGCAGTGGCCGCGGTCGGCGTCTCTacgtctgccgaggccacgatggcggaggccggagcccccgagaccgccgaggccatgATTGCAGAGGCGGGAGCCCCCGGGGTCATCGAGGCCGttgtgatggcggcgaggccgtctaTGCAGGAGGCGGAGAcacaggcggcggaggcctcgatcgtgcccttggctcagggcccgccgttgttgagGGAGAGCGCCtgggagacggaggtctatctgatctcctccgatgatacttcccgggcgcgggaggtggtcgacgtcgaggagaccgatgccgtggagcaaCCGTCGCTGCTCTTAGATGAGGgaggctcggccctcgtgcgggtgcgacccgagccccgcgggtgggatcacccgcgg tcagaggcggagttcaccagggccgccgaggcttccagcgcggtacAGACAATGCTCGATACCGAGATCAAGGAGCATGAGGCGCTGAAACGTGCCACCCTTTCCGcctacgaggccttggaggtcgagggggttca tgatggctacgttctgcctgatgatgacgaggaggccgacacgGCGGTcgcaaagctgatggaggcggcagaAGGCCCTGGCGTGGCGCTGGCGacactcttcgaagaggaggtggtgcccCCCCTACcatctgctggtgctgaaggccctgaaccttga